In Zingiber officinale cultivar Zhangliang chromosome 9B, Zo_v1.1, whole genome shotgun sequence, the genomic window TTTCCAGCTCCCTCATCTCTTATTTTAAATTGCTCTCTGCTGCAGACAAGGACGGCGATGATTCCAAATTGTGTAGCTTCTCCAATAGCCATTGATGATGGAAGATAGAATGCCCCAGGCTGCCATTCAactctttttctctcttcctttTCTCACTTTCTATCTGAATTCAAGGCGGTCAATAACTCAGAGACCACAGTAGAAGCTTTTCTGTTATTCTTTTCTGACGAAGAGGTGGAGGAGCACAAGCAAAGCAGAATATCACATCGTCGTCATCAAATTCAGTGATCGCTAAGCTCTACATTATAACTGGTTTATAGATAATAGGGAAATGCCAGCAGAAATTATCATTCAAAAGAGATGTTACATCCTGAAAAAAGAGTTAAAAGCAGTTCATTTAGAGAAGGAAAAAAGAAACAATCAAgaggataataaaaaaaatcaacaacaaaaGATGAATGAGCAAGCAATTGACATACATTTTTTGCAGGCATTAAATTTGGTCTACCAACTGCCATTGATCCCAAGTGAGATAGGGAGAAAAAATATACACCAGAACAAACTTGatgtagaaaattaaaaggacacCTGCTGACGCATGTATGTTTATGTCATTTAACCCTTGGGATCAAACCCTAAATTCCAAAACCACAAAGAAGATCACGAAACCCTAAAAAGACAAGGAATCGTTTATCGAGATAAGATACCTGAACGTATCAATATAAACTGTTGTACGCTCTAAAAAGGCGATTTTATCCATGACCTAAATGATATGCCTCTCTTCTGGATTACGAAATTGGTGATTTTAGCAAGGGGAGCAGGGAAAGGAAAAAGGTGAGATCTGAATGGGGTAGTTTGAAGACATCGATTGAATTtgaaacaaggaaaagaaaacatgAGTCTTTGGTATCAGATGCTTGGCGACCAGAGAGGGGGCTTATCTCAAATAGTATTACTCAACTACAGAAGAAGAAATAATTTACctgaaggagaggagaggagaggggaTGGAGGTGCAGCTACGGGATGGCGACGTGTTTAGCGGAGAAGAGACAGAGGGAGGAGGAAGCGGTGAACGCCAGTCGTGAGATTCAGGCGATTGGCGACGGCCGGCATATGGGCGAAGGAAAGGGCGGCGGCGGAGTCAACTGAGTGCTAttggtttatttaattaaaattaaataagaataatttttaaaatgtctcGTGGCAGCGTTTAATAGACTGTAAAAATTCGATTCACAGAAGCACCAGGTGATTATCATACGCATCAATCAGAGTACTCCCTTAGGTAGGAAGGaagataaattgtatattttaaatAGGGTAAAAATTAAAAGATCGCTTTTATAAAAAATCATCAAATGAATACTCATAATATATTTTGTAGCCGCTACAGTTTACTGTTATCATGTATAACAACTAAGATCATCCACACCAGTTTCTCTATCCAAAATGCataatttaagataaaaatattactttattaaatttggatatccactTTTCAATATATCATATATCAACttccctatttcttctctctcctctataatgttgagggaatggaatccattccctaaatttagagaagtactgttcataaatgcataatttagggattcaatagggtagctgatgtaaagattttttagctatcttatccaaaatttaagataaaatttttgaataggatatctgatgtggatgctctaaatAACATTATAGCTTTAGTAAGCcagaattatttaaaattaattttgatcaacttaaattaattttaataaaatataaatattttaaataaattaataaaaaatattttgatatgacAGTTCAGAGTCAAAATTTAGTTAGGTAAGTTGTTGCTATATCGGTCTGAATGTGATTTGATtaatgtaaaatattttttataatttaaataatttttgataaaattattaaagaatattgatataataatattgaaTACAAACATCAAGAACCACCTTTATCCTACTAAATGAAGCAGTCAAACTAAAATGTTGAATAATCTgacataatttttatatatactcCTGGATGCCAAATGAAAAAATATGAGGCAAAATGGAAAATGAAGTGAGGCTTCAAATGGCTAGGAGTATGAATTTTTAATTACTATGTTAACTTAAATGGCCTTCTTCCTCGTGCTTGGTTTATCACAGGGCAGATCGTCTTCTATCTTGTCCAGGAATTCAAGCATTGTCTCCATGCTTTTCTCATCTGCGAAAAACCAACAGAATATACCCTTAAGAATTTTCGATTATATATGTCATTTAATCGAGAACTCAAGCAAGCAAAATGAGGACTGACAGGCTTTTTTTGGACATGAAAAATTGGTTggtacaaaattgtacaaacaTGAAAAGACGGACTCACCCAATTTGGATGAAAAAtgaatgtatttttttttcacaTGTATAGATAAATCTCAGTGGGAAGAGATGCAAAACTATCCAGGGTTTTCAAAAGGGAATGGGATCCATGGGAATCTAACGGTTAATAATGATCCGGAAGCTAAAGTATTTCAAATGGATTGATAAAAAATCCTTCAGATTAAATTTATCTCTGATTCAATAAGAAAAATTGAGCACTAGAGGATCAACCGTTGGTCAGATCTTAAAGAGCTGGAACTACAAAGTGATAGGGAAGATGGGGAAGTGAGCAGACTCACCGAGTCTCGGGACCGTGTGGCCCTTTGGATGTCGGATGATGAAAGGATTCACAAAAGACTCCAAGAGTGCTTCTCCAGGTGCCTTTAAGAAGTCCATGTCACCTGAAAGAGAAAGATTTAGTACTCGTCATAGTTCAGTGATACTTAAAACTTTTTGAAGAAATTTTATCAGATTACGTCCCTTTAATCCGGATCAGTTATGCTGATTTCATTTTATCAGATTAACTTTTGCAACCAATAGTTCATAGTTCAGTGATATTTTAAATCTACATGAATCAATAAATTGATTTGGATCCAACAAGCTGATTCCGTTTTGGTTCAGTCAGGCAATCTTATGACTAGTTAAGCTTAAAACACATATTTCAGGTGCGATCAAATTGACATATAAGAGTTTGAGTATAATGACTCAAAAAGAGTTGATATGGAATCCAACAAGCTGACTGTAGATCTATTACCATTTTCTATGACTAGTTAGACCTTAAAACACAAATGTAATATAACAAACACATAAGATGTCGAGTTAAAATTAGTCAACAAATTGATTTGGATCCTAACAAAGTGACCATCTTGGGGTTATTTAAATCATTCTACTACCATCGGACACCAGGAAAAACACATTTAAGAGATAAACAAACTCACACAAATCATTTCAAGCCAAAATGAATCAGTAAGCTTGGATCTTGTGAATTGTAAAACTTAATGTGCCCCAAATGGTCCTGACCAATTGAAAATGGAACAGAGTGATTTGAATGATTGCATAAAACAATTTGACACTGCATCAAAAGAAAATAGACGTGTGGGTATTTGTGGAACACGTGTTTGACTTTTGAATTCAACATTGACACACGTTCTGTTCCTTAATTAAAGACTTTAACAATTCAATTCGACTTCGTTAGCCATCGTCTTCACCGACGCTACTGTTAATTATGAGGGATTGTTACCAGGAGAAGTGCAAATTATGGGGTGGGTTTTAAACTGTACCTAAAAAATGTAGCGACGTGCAGTCCGGCGGAGACGGGTACGCCTTCTTGGCCACAGCCGAGGACTGGAACTTCGCCCCTCCGATCACGACCAAGTACTTCAGCTTCGCCACCCTCGTCAACGCCAGACCCTATTGATCAAATCGATAGAGATTAAATATTGTGATCCAGTACCAATCCAAGATGAATTAATACAAGGATCGGAAGAAATACCCGAGATTGAAGACCCACGAGCGCCGACGAGAGAATCGCGCCCTAATCACCACAAAACACACTTCGATCAACAAATATGTTAGTGGATGGTCGGATCAGAGCAGAAAAAATTACCTGGGAGAACCCCATCAGGCCATCGAATGGTCCGTGTTCGATCATCAAGTTCTCAATATACGCGAAGCATTCGTCCAAGTTCCGGTATTCCATGAAATCCTACTTAATATGATCGGAATAaatcaagggaaaaaaaaaagaaagcgaGGAAGGATTTGGGGGAAAAGGGAGAGAAGGAACCTTATCGAACTGAAACCACTCGTAGTAGGGCGGAGGGAAGATCCCGTCAACGTCGGACTTGCCCTCGGAGGGGAAAGGGGCGTCGGGGAAGACGAGATCGAGGCGGGCGGTGACCTCCTCAGGCCACTTCCCCACCACCTGCGTCCGCATGATCTCGCCGCTGGTGCGGAAGCCGTGGAGGCAGAGGAACTTCGGCCTCCGCGGCGCACCGCCAAAATCGCCGGCAACCTCCGCCGCGAGGCTCCCCATGGCGGATCTGAGGTGAGGGCAGACGTATTATTCCCCGATTCCAAGAAGGCTGGGTGCGTGGTCTTCCCCCTGGGTTGGGGAGCGCTTTTATAGGAAAAGGAATGCCGTTGTGATGCCCCGCGGAGTCTTGTAACAACCAAACTACTAGCAAGCCCAGACCTCCAAAGGTAGGTTACACTATCAGTGATAAATTAGGGAGGTAGAATTCGACATTCACTGATAGTtcattaagaattttttttaatagacaGTGGACGTGAAAATACTAGTTATTAGGATGAAATttcatgtatattttttaaatttattcagtaaaaaatttctataaaattgaattaattatttcataTTCAATCTGatatgattaattatttttttataattacaaAGTAGGTTGTCAGTCTAGTTGAGCCAAGTAGAGTAAGACCAAAAGTAATCCCGTGCTCCGCCACGAATAATCTCTGATTCAGATCCAAAAGTGGTATGAACAACCTAATTCGGAAGAAGTCAAAAGAACTTGAACTTAAGAGGAAGCATTGACTGTGAAAAGGAAAGTCGAAAGAACTTGAACTTAAGATGACTGAGGTTTGACTGtggaaaagataaattttaatgaGCTAAGTAAAGACTCTGAACTAGAACTCATGTATATATATTTGTAAGttatcttaaaatttttaatagtAAACTCAactttatgttaaaaaaaatttattctcattctatatataaactttttttttatttcaactcTCTAATACATACTGatttatctaattatccttatttttttaggtaaaaaaaatctaaaaagagATATAATTTTTCCAAAATACAATACATTTAAACTAGAATGTaacatattttctattaaattgagtatgacTCTTTTTTCGCCAGACCAAGCAATtgatatactcgattctaattaAATGATGTTAAATTTAGAAGGAATTATGCATCATTTTGGATAATTTGTACCTACAAAAAATAATGAGAGATTATTCAGCTCTAtttaactagaatcgagtatatcaatcgattgattaggTCAAAAAAGAGTCGTTCTGAATTTGATAGAACATAtactatattttaatttaaatgtgTTAAATTTAGGAGAAATGAATTTGCAAGAATAACATTAtaaaagaagttaaaaaaaattaacattataATGTTGTAATTGAGTtggcaaaattcaaaaatttcaaatttcaaattttaaaattgataaacgtcctaactccccctaaatttgtatctattccttctcctttgatcacattgaaaaatagaaaaaaaaaaaaaaaacaaatttgaaaaaatttctagGGGTACATTACTAATATTATTAGTATgctaatatttttcataattaattttcaaatatattctagttttaataattaaacatatgttttaacaaaatataatttaataattacttttcggttttaaaaaatcttgaaattttttgTCAAATTTAAGCAGAGTAAGGTAGACtagtagaaaaattttcatagaaaGATATTATTCAGtctaacaaaaataatttattttagtaaagtaactaatttttaaaaataattctttcaaaaataatttttcacttctaaaaattttataaatttttattagatAGGGTAAACAGATTgtctaatattaaaaaaaatcaaatttctcaatttctatttccttaaatttttaatattaaaaactaatttttgccTCTGCGCCACTCCTTATGCGTGAGTTGACTGTCAGTGTTGCTCAAAGGTCCACACAAGCCGACGATGCTGCCCGCTATCGCGACTGCCTCTGCTTGTTCTCTCTCACCGCCTCCACCACCACCGACCATGCCTTCTTCACCTCCTCTTTCTACGCAGCTGACCTCTGACGATCTTAGGTTGTCCAAACGAGCAGGTGACGATCCCCACCTTCAAGCCATCGTCGTTGCACTTTTGAACTCCACATCTTGGATCCCTCTAGTCCCCACCGACCTCACACTCCATTCGGGCCTGCTgatctcgatccagctcatctccaATCAGCCCCACCATTCAAACGCTTTGATTCACCTCCACTCCGATCTAACGTCCTTTTTCAAGTTAAGCTCTCCAACCCATTCATCCTAGCTGGTCAATAGCATGTGGGACAATACACGGTTGTCAGAACACGTGGAGTAGCATGACTGACATAGCGTAATCCCATGAAATTTCCCATAGTACGAGACACTACAATAAAAATActaaaagacaatggttaaaaaccattgtctatGACCTAAAAAAACATGGGTAAAGCAACGCATTGAGAAAGATAGAGCGCTTAAAGACAATAGTTAAAAACTATATCTTTTCTTTAAATCGACAATAATTTTTCACCGTTGTGTTTCAAGTGGAAAGACAACAAGTTATAACTATTGTCTTTTCCTTAAAATGACAAGGGGTTTTCACTGTTATGtctcaagtgaaaagataatGGGTTATAACTATTATCTTTAAACACCCTATTTTTCTCAACGCGTCAATTTACCAATATTTTTTGAGgtcatagacaacggtttttagtcGTTGTCTTTTGTATTGAAAAGAACAATAAACTATTGTTGTTTTAACCGTTATATTTTTAACTATTATCTTTCTCAACGCACACTAGAAAACAATAAACCATTTAAAATCTATATGCAAGTCAAGGCAATATATACAACACTTGTAGCAACACTTGTAGTAAAACAATATACATCATCCCATTTTAAATAATCAACCTTAAAAACATATATACAACACTAGGTTGTATAAGTATAATAACTACATAAACCATAAAATGACTAACTGCTAGTGTTGGCACAACTTAAATACAACAAGTATCATAACCAAGACCAAAAGACACCATAAGACCAATTATTATGCTAACAAGTCCAAATGCTAAAACACAGAtaagcacaaaaaaaaaataaagtgaaAAATCCTGAGGTGACGTGAGACTCTGAACAAgacctccaagcgactccataaactcTCTATCTACTACCTGGGGAAAGGAAAACAATAAAAGGGGTGGTGAATACAAAACACTCGGCGGGTATAAGATGGATAGTGCATGATCAATATAGTATAAGGAGATAAAATGAAACATAGTCTCTTGAaaaatacttactacaaaagtaaAAGTGACACTATAATTGTCTACATCAAACCATAACTAATATGAtaactgatccggtggtaagagcccgggaccccctaacgaggggtcaacgccacgtggaggttaaatggccaagtagcccgccggagaagggtgagccgaccggacttggaagaaatagataagaccgatcggccgaccaagggacattcggtagtaaaaggcgccccgaccgggtcagggttccgac contains:
- the LOC122022355 gene encoding esterase AGAP003155-like, whose product is MGSLAAEVAGDFGGAPRRPKFLCLHGFRTSGEIMRTQVVGKWPEEVTARLDLVFPDAPFPSEGKSDVDGIFPPPYYEWFQFDKDFMEYRNLDECFAYIENLMIEHGPFDGLMGFSQGAILSSALVGLQSRGLALTRVAKLKYLVVIGGAKFQSSAVAKKAYPSPPDCTSLHFLGDMDFLKAPGEALLESFVNPFIIRHPKGHTVPRLDEKSMETMLEFLDKIEDDLPCDKPSTRKKAI